Proteins encoded by one window of Deinococcus radiodurans R1 = ATCC 13939 = DSM 20539:
- a CDS encoding YraN family protein, which translates to MPTSRPRGIHQGAAAEARAAAHLESLGREIVRRNYRIPGGEIDLVSREPGGTLVFTEVRQRRQARYGSALDSVTPRKLALMHRAALEYLTRECGRDDLPCRLEVLTIEGEADTGELRLLAVEG; encoded by the coding sequence GTGCCCACGTCCCGTCCCAGGGGAATCCACCAGGGCGCCGCCGCCGAGGCCCGCGCCGCCGCGCATCTCGAAAGCCTCGGGCGCGAAATCGTGCGGCGCAACTACCGCATTCCGGGCGGCGAGATCGACCTCGTGAGCCGCGAGCCGGGCGGCACCCTGGTCTTCACCGAGGTCCGGCAGCGGCGGCAGGCCCGCTACGGCAGTGCGCTCGACAGCGTGACCCCGCGCAAGCTGGCCCTGATGCACCGCGCCGCGCTCGAGTACCTGACGCGAGAGTGTGGCCGCGACGACCTCCCCTGCCGCCTCGAAGTCCTGACGATTGAGGGCGAGGCGGACACGGGCGAACTGCGCTTGCTGGCCGTGGAGGGCTAG
- a CDS encoding class I SAM-dependent methyltransferase translates to MTEQAQYRDPRLVILYDRLNRWGADDDFFLALANETPGCRLLDLGCGTGRLTTALARAGHQVTGLEPARASLEVAQRKPGAEAVCWLQGSAQDAPTAAFDLCLMTAHVAQVFVEDDAWQDVLQHIHRALVPGGRLSFDMRDPAARAWDTWDSAGKRERLTLLDGSEAETWCDVLDVAGPIVSGPVVHFAEHTRFLPGQDVLTSTSRLRFRREDELRASLQAAGFAVEQVYGGWHGEPVGTGCGELVVVARRPG, encoded by the coding sequence ATGACCGAACAGGCCCAGTACCGCGACCCCCGCCTCGTCATCCTCTACGACCGGCTCAACCGCTGGGGCGCCGATGACGACTTTTTCCTCGCGCTGGCGAACGAGACGCCGGGGTGCCGCCTGCTCGACCTCGGCTGCGGCACCGGACGCCTGACCACTGCCCTGGCGCGGGCTGGGCACCAGGTCACCGGCCTTGAACCGGCCCGCGCCTCATTGGAGGTGGCGCAGCGCAAGCCGGGGGCCGAAGCGGTGTGCTGGTTACAGGGCAGCGCGCAGGACGCCCCCACGGCGGCCTTCGACCTCTGCCTGATGACCGCGCATGTCGCGCAGGTCTTTGTGGAAGACGACGCGTGGCAGGACGTTTTGCAACACATTCACCGCGCCCTCGTTCCCGGCGGGCGACTGTCCTTCGACATGCGCGACCCGGCGGCGCGGGCGTGGGACACCTGGGATTCGGCGGGCAAGCGCGAGCGGCTGACCCTGCTGGACGGCAGCGAAGCCGAAACGTGGTGCGACGTGCTGGACGTAGCCGGCCCTATAGTCTCTGGTCCAGTGGTTCACTTTGCCGAGCACACCCGCTTTTTGCCGGGTCAGGACGTGCTCACCTCAACCTCCCGTCTGCGCTTTCGCCGTGAGGACGAATTGCGGGCCAGTCTGCAGGCCGCCGGTTTTGCTGTGGAGCAGGTCTACGGCGGCTGGCACGGCGAGCCGGTGGGCACGGGTTGCGGAGAACTGGTGGTCGTGGCGCGCAGGCCGGGGTAA
- a CDS encoding DNA topology modulation protein FlaR, with product MKRVLIVGSPGAGKSTFAKKLAARTGLPLTHLDDLYWNAGWEKVERDVWLKRLQTALDGDAWIMDGNYGSTLDRRAARADTVIFFVPPRELCLLRMLRRELSGQHPHIAGLRPRLPDWEFVRYTWTYLRKVPQMLETLAQHWHLRLVLVRSDREARQLLKRG from the coding sequence ATGAAGCGCGTCTTGATTGTCGGCAGCCCCGGCGCGGGCAAAAGCACCTTTGCCAAAAAACTGGCGGCACGAACGGGTTTGCCGCTCACCCATCTGGACGACCTGTACTGGAACGCGGGCTGGGAAAAAGTCGAGCGGGATGTGTGGCTGAAGCGCTTGCAGACCGCGCTGGACGGCGACGCCTGGATTATGGACGGCAACTACGGGAGCACACTTGACCGGCGGGCCGCCCGCGCTGACACAGTAATTTTCTTTGTGCCGCCGCGTGAACTTTGCCTGTTGCGGATGCTCCGGCGCGAGCTGAGCGGACAGCACCCCCACATCGCCGGGTTGCGGCCCCGCCTGCCGGACTGGGAATTCGTGCGCTATACCTGGACTTATCTGCGCAAGGTACCGCAGATGCTGGAAACATTGGCACAGCACTGGCACCTACGGCTTGTTCTGGTCAGGAGCGACAGAGAGGCGCGGCAGCTCCTCAAACGAGGCTAA
- a CDS encoding metal ABC transporter ATP-binding protein, whose protein sequence is MLGVEGLTVRYGSQVALENATLRFEAGQFTAVIGPNGAGKSTLLRALAGLLTDYEGRVTFDPGHSPRTCLSYVPQQQTLDWGFPVTVWDTAMMGRTGRLGWLRWPGPRDRQIVEDALRETGVYDLRSRHIGALSGGQRQRVLLARMLARQGHLLLLDEPLTGVDVTTQEQLMALLRRQADQGRAVVMVTHDLEQARRWCDRIVLINRRVIADGTPDAVYTPQNVEATFTGGGPGAAGAP, encoded by the coding sequence ATGCTCGGGGTGGAGGGACTGACAGTGCGCTACGGCTCGCAGGTGGCCCTTGAGAACGCCACCCTGCGGTTCGAGGCCGGGCAGTTCACTGCCGTGATCGGCCCCAACGGCGCGGGCAAAAGCACCCTTCTGCGCGCCCTGGCGGGGCTGCTGACCGACTATGAGGGCCGGGTGACCTTCGACCCCGGCCACAGCCCCCGCACCTGCCTGTCCTACGTGCCGCAGCAGCAGACGCTGGACTGGGGCTTTCCCGTCACGGTCTGGGACACGGCGATGATGGGCCGCACCGGGCGGCTCGGCTGGCTGCGCTGGCCGGGGCCCCGTGACCGGCAGATCGTGGAGGACGCGCTACGCGAAACCGGCGTGTACGACCTGCGGAGCCGTCACATCGGCGCGCTCTCGGGGGGCCAGCGTCAGCGGGTGCTGCTTGCCCGAATGCTGGCGCGGCAAGGGCACCTGCTGCTGCTCGACGAACCGCTGACTGGGGTGGACGTGACCACGCAGGAACAGCTCATGGCCTTGTTGCGGAGACAGGCCGACCAGGGCCGCGCCGTGGTGATGGTGACGCACGACCTCGAACAGGCCCGGCGCTGGTGTGACCGGATTGTCCTCATCAACCGCCGGGTGATTGCCGACGGCACGCCGGACGCGGTGTACACGCCGCAGAACGTGGAGGCGACCTTCACGGGCGGCGGGCCGGGCGCGGCGGGGGCCCCCTGA
- a CDS encoding uracil-xanthine permease family protein, with product MTQTAAPPPLPDLPPQRRVVLGLQHSIAMFGSTVLVPILVGLSPSVALFGAGVATLIFHLLTRGQVPIFLGSSFAFIAPTALVIKEMGPAAAAGGLIAAGLMYVLFSGLVKLFGTERLLRVFPPVVTGPVIIVIGLGLSSVAVDQAKTNWGLALVTLLAAIIASIYGRGLFRMIPILIGVVTGYLVALATGQVGAKALADIAAAPLLGLPPFHGPALDWRAVAIIAPVAIVTFIEHVGDVVVNGRVVGKNFLANPGLSRTLLADGIANMSSAVMGGPAATTYAENTGVLALTRVYDPRVIQIGAVFAILFGCSPKLAAVLQGLPQGVLGGVSILLFGMIASVGIRTLAEAQVDFAHSRNLIIVSLILVLGLGGASFPLNVAGTKLELHGMALAALVGIVANLLLPRQRPEISGKADGMGPGVG from the coding sequence ATGACGCAGACTGCCGCGCCGCCCCCCCTTCCCGATCTCCCGCCGCAGCGCCGGGTGGTGCTGGGGTTGCAGCATTCCATCGCCATGTTCGGGTCCACGGTGCTGGTGCCGATTCTGGTGGGGTTGTCGCCCTCGGTGGCGCTGTTCGGGGCCGGGGTCGCCACGCTGATTTTTCACCTGCTCACGCGCGGGCAGGTGCCGATTTTCCTGGGGAGTTCGTTCGCCTTTATCGCGCCGACGGCGCTGGTCATCAAGGAGATGGGCCCGGCAGCGGCGGCGGGGGGCCTCATTGCGGCGGGGCTGATGTATGTCCTGTTTTCGGGGCTGGTCAAACTGTTCGGCACCGAGCGGCTGCTGCGGGTGTTTCCGCCGGTGGTGACGGGGCCGGTGATTATCGTGATCGGACTGGGGCTGAGCAGCGTGGCGGTGGATCAGGCGAAAACGAACTGGGGGCTGGCGTTGGTCACGCTGCTCGCGGCCATCATCGCCAGCATCTACGGGCGCGGGCTGTTCCGGATGATTCCCATCCTGATCGGCGTGGTGACGGGCTACCTCGTGGCGCTGGCAACCGGACAGGTGGGCGCCAAAGCGCTGGCCGACATCGCCGCCGCGCCGCTGCTGGGGCTGCCGCCGTTTCACGGTCCGGCGCTCGACTGGCGGGCGGTCGCCATCATCGCGCCGGTCGCCATCGTGACCTTCATCGAGCACGTGGGCGACGTGGTGGTCAACGGGCGGGTCGTCGGCAAGAACTTTCTGGCGAATCCGGGGCTCTCGCGCACCCTGCTCGCCGACGGCATCGCCAACATGAGCAGCGCGGTGATGGGTGGGCCCGCCGCGACCACCTACGCCGAGAACACCGGGGTGCTCGCGCTGACCCGTGTGTACGACCCCCGCGTGATTCAGATCGGCGCAGTGTTCGCCATTCTCTTCGGCTGCTCGCCCAAGCTGGCCGCCGTTTTGCAGGGGCTGCCGCAAGGCGTCCTCGGCGGCGTGTCCATCCTGCTGTTCGGCATGATCGCCTCGGTCGGCATCCGCACGCTGGCCGAGGCGCAGGTGGACTTCGCCCACAGCCGCAACCTGATTATTGTCAGCCTGATTCTGGTGCTGGGCCTCGGCGGGGCGAGCTTTCCGCTGAACGTGGCGGGCACCAAACTCGAACTGCACGGGATGGCGCTCGCAGCGCTCGTCGGCATCGTGGCGAACCTGCTGCTGCCGCGCCAGAGGCCGGAAATCAGCGGAAAAGCGGATGGTATGGGACCGGGCGTGGGCTGA
- a CDS encoding ABC transporter substrate-binding protein, with translation MKKKGTLVLGTDPTFAPFEFKGSDGQVQGFDIDIARAVAHDLGVRLEIRPVGFGALMPQAVTSGRVDVAMSGITITPERATVVTFSQPYYRSAQVFIVRSGNPGKFTWPADVKGKTVGVQANTTGQYAAEQTLKPRGATIKVYDDFAAGLADVRSGRIAALIGDAPTVNDLKKRLPGQFDKAGAVLVAEDYGMVFRKGSDLAAAANRTLARLKRSGEYQKLLNKWIVQK, from the coding sequence GTGAAAAAAAAGGGCACGTTGGTCCTGGGAACAGACCCCACCTTCGCCCCCTTCGAGTTCAAGGGATCAGACGGCCAGGTCCAGGGCTTCGACATCGACATCGCCCGCGCTGTGGCCCATGACCTCGGCGTGCGGCTGGAGATTCGGCCTGTCGGGTTTGGAGCGTTGATGCCGCAGGCGGTCACGTCGGGCCGGGTGGACGTGGCCATGAGCGGCATCACCATTACGCCTGAGCGCGCCACAGTGGTGACGTTCAGCCAGCCCTACTACCGCAGCGCTCAGGTGTTTATTGTCCGGAGCGGTAACCCGGGCAAGTTCACCTGGCCCGCCGACGTGAAGGGCAAGACGGTGGGCGTACAGGCGAACACGACTGGGCAATACGCCGCCGAGCAGACCCTTAAACCCAGGGGAGCCACTATCAAGGTCTATGACGACTTTGCTGCGGGGCTGGCAGATGTGCGTTCAGGCCGCATCGCTGCGCTAATTGGGGACGCGCCCACCGTGAACGACCTGAAAAAGCGCCTGCCAGGACAGTTCGACAAGGCCGGAGCCGTGCTGGTCGCTGAGGACTACGGCATGGTCTTTAGGAAGGGCAGCGACCTCGCCGCCGCCGCCAACCGAACGCTCGCCCGCCTGAAGAGGAGCGGTGAGTACCAGAAGCTGCTCAACAAATGGATTGTCCAGAAGTAA
- a CDS encoding putative dsRNA-binding protein: MNAKGDLIARLVSLGLGTPTFEAEAHGPAHERTFHVKVWSSGQVIATAEGRTKKDAERLAAELALRELDGSDAPPVPAAPATPIAQQSEPWPIYAQVLAEAVEAAMEFAREDATLDEVRRDAGRFYRELLADLGHGPDA, encoded by the coding sequence ATGAATGCCAAAGGCGACCTGATTGCCCGCCTCGTGTCCCTGGGACTGGGAACCCCCACCTTCGAAGCCGAAGCCCACGGCCCCGCCCACGAACGCACCTTCCACGTCAAGGTCTGGTCGAGCGGACAGGTCATTGCCACCGCCGAGGGCCGCACCAAAAAGGACGCCGAACGCCTCGCCGCCGAACTCGCCCTGCGTGAACTCGATGGCTCGGACGCGCCTCCTGTGCCCGCAGCCCCGGCGACCCCCATCGCCCAGCAGAGCGAACCCTGGCCGATCTACGCGCAGGTGCTCGCTGAGGCGGTGGAAGCCGCGATGGAATTTGCCCGCGAGGACGCCACTCTGGACGAGGTGCGCCGCGACGCCGGACGCTTTTACCGCGAACTGCTGGCCGACCTCGGGCACGGCCCCGACGCCTGA
- the uvrB gene encoding excinuclease ABC subunit UvrB encodes MLKVRSEFKPSGDQPTAIASLVDGLESGLRYQTLLGATGTGKTYSMAKVIEEVQRPALIMAPNKILTAQLASEFREFFPDAAVEFFISYYDYYQPEAYVPGKDLFIEKDASVNQEIERLRHSTTRSLLTRRDTIVVASVSCIYGLGDPKEYTALNAIVKKGGVMPRDELLGRLVNMQYERNDIELMPGRFSVKGETVTVWPAYDEQPLRIELWGDDVERISVVHPLTGERLGDLDATVVYPAKHYVSSAGNIERAIGSIQQELDERLEYFHSVGKLLEAQRLKERTLYDLEMLKVLGYCSGIENYSRHIDGRAPGATPYTMLDYFPDDFITFIDESHVTVPQIGGMANGDRARKQTLVDYGFRLPSAMDNRPLNFEEFLSKTGQTVFVSATPGPFENQVSDSVADQIIRPTGLVDPEVTIRPIQGQIEDLLGRVRERTAAGERTLVTTLTKRMSEDLTEYLLEKGVKARYLHSDIDSVERQVIIRDLRLGHYDVLVGINLLREGLDLPEVSLVAILDADKPGFLRSDRALIQTIGRAARNVNGEVILYADVVTPAMRFAMDETARRREKQLAYNEEHGITPRTVIKGVRDVIRGEELEGEISSENVSGDRDSLTAQLTDLELDMWQASEAMDFEKAASLRDQIRAIEAKLQGKEFKQATVPGQKARRKGRR; translated from the coding sequence ATGCTCAAAGTCCGCTCCGAATTCAAACCGTCCGGCGACCAGCCCACCGCCATCGCGTCCCTGGTGGACGGACTGGAAAGTGGGCTGAGGTATCAGACCCTGCTGGGCGCGACGGGCACCGGCAAGACCTACTCCATGGCGAAAGTCATCGAGGAAGTGCAGCGCCCCGCCCTGATCATGGCGCCCAACAAGATTCTGACCGCGCAGCTCGCCTCCGAGTTCCGCGAGTTCTTCCCCGACGCCGCCGTCGAGTTTTTCATCTCCTACTACGACTACTACCAACCCGAAGCATACGTGCCCGGCAAAGACCTCTTCATCGAGAAAGACGCCAGCGTCAACCAGGAAATCGAGAGATTGCGCCACTCCACCACCCGCAGCTTGCTTACCCGGCGCGACACCATCGTGGTGGCGTCGGTGTCGTGCATCTACGGCCTGGGCGACCCCAAGGAATACACCGCGCTCAACGCCATTGTGAAAAAGGGCGGCGTGATGCCGCGCGACGAGCTGCTCGGGCGGCTGGTCAACATGCAGTACGAGCGCAACGACATCGAGCTGATGCCGGGGCGCTTCTCGGTCAAGGGCGAGACGGTGACGGTGTGGCCCGCCTACGACGAGCAGCCGCTCCGCATCGAACTGTGGGGTGACGACGTGGAGCGCATCAGCGTGGTGCATCCGCTGACCGGCGAGCGGCTGGGCGACCTCGACGCCACGGTGGTCTACCCCGCCAAGCACTACGTGAGCAGCGCGGGCAACATCGAGCGCGCCATCGGGAGCATTCAGCAGGAACTCGACGAGCGGCTGGAATATTTTCACTCGGTGGGCAAGTTGCTCGAGGCGCAGCGGCTCAAGGAGCGCACCCTCTACGACCTGGAGATGCTCAAGGTGCTGGGCTACTGCTCGGGCATCGAGAACTACTCGCGCCACATCGATGGCCGCGCGCCGGGCGCCACACCCTACACCATGCTCGACTACTTTCCCGACGACTTCATCACCTTCATCGACGAGTCGCATGTCACCGTGCCGCAAATCGGCGGGATGGCGAACGGCGACCGCGCGCGCAAGCAGACGCTGGTGGACTACGGCTTCCGGCTGCCCTCGGCGATGGACAACCGCCCACTGAACTTCGAGGAGTTCCTGAGCAAGACCGGGCAAACGGTGTTCGTGTCGGCCACCCCCGGCCCCTTCGAGAACCAGGTCAGCGACAGCGTGGCCGACCAGATTATTCGCCCGACCGGGCTGGTGGACCCCGAGGTGACCATCCGGCCCATTCAGGGGCAAATCGAAGACCTGCTGGGGCGGGTGCGCGAGCGGACGGCGGCGGGCGAGCGCACGCTGGTCACCACCCTCACCAAGCGGATGTCCGAAGACCTGACCGAGTACCTGCTGGAAAAGGGCGTCAAGGCGCGGTATCTGCACTCGGACATCGACTCGGTGGAACGTCAGGTGATTATCCGCGACCTGCGCCTGGGGCATTACGACGTACTGGTGGGCATCAACCTGCTGCGTGAGGGGCTCGACCTTCCCGAAGTCTCGCTGGTCGCCATTCTGGACGCCGACAAGCCGGGTTTCCTGCGTTCGGACCGCGCCCTCATCCAGACCATTGGCCGCGCCGCCCGCAACGTGAACGGCGAGGTGATCTTGTACGCCGACGTGGTGACACCCGCCATGCGCTTTGCGATGGACGAAACCGCCCGCCGCCGCGAAAAGCAGCTGGCCTACAACGAGGAGCACGGCATCACCCCGCGCACCGTCATCAAGGGCGTGCGCGACGTGATTCGCGGTGAGGAACTGGAAGGCGAAATCAGCAGTGAGAACGTCTCGGGCGACCGCGACAGCCTGACCGCGCAGCTCACCGACCTCGAACTCGACATGTGGCAGGCGTCCGAGGCGATGGACTTCGAGAAGGCCGCCAGTCTGCGCGACCAGATTCGCGCCATCGAAGCCAAGCTCCAGGGCAAGGAGTTCAAGCAGGCGACGGTGCCGGGGCAGAAGGCACGGCGGAAAGGGCGGCGCTGA
- a CDS encoding zinc-dependent alcohol dehydrogenase yields the protein MFLHSLSPGGAGGSTKAVVWHGIGDIRLDDVPEPKIEAPTDAIVRLTASAICGTDLHFIRGTMSDMVPGTILGHEGVGIVEAVGPEVRNFVPGDRVVIPSSASCGYCPPCREGNTSQCDNANPNGPSAGTAFYGGPKSSGPLNGMQAEKVRVVYANSSLVKLPDNVSDDQAIMISDIFPTAYFGAEIAGVKTGSVVVVLGCGPVGQFSIISAKLLGATRVIAVDRLDDRLDMARKNGAEVINFEKEDPVEAVKKLTGGLLADCVIDAVGVDAQHAHAGPAKPDAEKEQKFEQEVQEVAPDAKPEKDGQWTPGDAPSQASEWAIEMTKKAGQIGIIGVYSPQMTTYPIGKAMNKNLTIRMGNCNHRAIIPGLVDLVAAGVVDPARVLTEHEHLGSAIEAFEAFDKRQPGWIKVELEPQAG from the coding sequence GTGTTTCTTCATTCCCTCTCCCCCGGCGGCGCAGGAGGCAGCACGAAAGCAGTCGTATGGCACGGCATCGGCGACATTCGCCTGGACGACGTTCCCGAACCCAAGATCGAGGCCCCCACTGACGCCATCGTGCGGCTCACCGCCAGCGCGATTTGCGGCACCGACCTGCATTTCATTCGCGGGACGATGAGCGACATGGTGCCCGGCACGATTCTGGGCCACGAGGGCGTGGGCATCGTGGAGGCGGTCGGCCCCGAGGTCCGCAACTTCGTGCCCGGCGACCGGGTGGTCATTCCTTCCTCGGCGTCGTGCGGGTACTGCCCCCCCTGCCGCGAGGGCAACACCTCGCAGTGCGACAACGCCAACCCCAACGGCCCTTCGGCGGGCACCGCGTTTTACGGCGGCCCCAAGAGCAGCGGCCCGCTCAACGGGATGCAGGCCGAGAAGGTGCGCGTGGTGTACGCCAACTCCAGCCTCGTCAAGCTGCCCGACAACGTGTCCGACGACCAAGCCATCATGATTTCCGACATCTTCCCGACGGCCTACTTCGGCGCCGAAATTGCGGGCGTCAAGACCGGCAGCGTGGTCGTGGTGCTGGGCTGCGGGCCGGTGGGCCAGTTCTCGATCATCAGCGCCAAGCTGCTCGGCGCGACCCGCGTCATCGCGGTGGATCGGCTGGATGACCGCCTGGACATGGCCCGTAAGAACGGCGCCGAGGTCATCAACTTCGAGAAGGAAGACCCGGTGGAAGCGGTCAAGAAGCTGACGGGTGGCCTGCTCGCCGACTGCGTGATTGACGCGGTGGGGGTGGACGCCCAGCACGCGCACGCTGGCCCCGCCAAGCCCGACGCCGAAAAAGAGCAGAAGTTCGAGCAGGAAGTGCAGGAAGTCGCCCCAGATGCCAAGCCGGAAAAAGACGGCCAGTGGACCCCCGGCGACGCGCCTTCGCAGGCCAGCGAGTGGGCCATCGAGATGACCAAGAAGGCCGGTCAGATCGGCATCATCGGCGTGTACTCACCCCAGATGACCACCTACCCCATCGGCAAGGCCATGAATAAGAACCTCACCATCCGCATGGGCAACTGCAACCACCGCGCCATCATTCCGGGTCTGGTGGACCTCGTCGCGGCGGGCGTGGTGGACCCGGCCCGCGTCCTGACCGAGCACGAGCACCTCGGCAGCGCGATTGAGGCTTTCGAAGCCTTCGACAAGCGGCAGCCGGGCTGGATCAAGGTCGAGTTGGAGCCGCAAGCAGGCTAA
- a CDS encoding metal ABC transporter permease, protein MHWLTDPLQFDFFVRALLAVSLVSILCALIGAWVVLRGLSYIGDAMSHAVLPGIVSAFLLKGNLLLGAAIAAVLTALGIGWIGRRSGLKQDSAIGIVFVGMFALGIVLLSRAPTFTSDLSNFLIGNPLGVTPADLWGALAVTLGVGGLLTAIQKELLLASFDPTEARTVGLPVTRLNNLLLVLIGLVVVLTVQLVGTTLSVSLLITSSAAARLLSRSLRTMMLLAAALGILGGVSGLYASYYLDTAPGATIVLVNTAIFLLALAFRRK, encoded by the coding sequence ATGCACTGGCTGACCGACCCGCTGCAATTCGATTTCTTTGTCCGGGCGCTGCTCGCGGTGAGCCTCGTGAGCATCCTGTGCGCGCTGATCGGCGCCTGGGTGGTGCTGCGCGGGCTGAGTTACATCGGGGACGCGATGAGCCACGCGGTGCTGCCGGGCATCGTCTCTGCCTTTCTCCTCAAGGGCAACCTGCTGCTCGGCGCGGCGATTGCGGCGGTGCTCACGGCGCTGGGCATCGGCTGGATCGGACGTCGCAGTGGGCTGAAACAGGACAGCGCCATCGGCATCGTCTTCGTGGGGATGTTCGCGCTGGGCATCGTGCTGCTGTCGCGGGCCCCCACCTTCACGTCCGACCTCAGCAATTTCCTGATCGGCAACCCGCTGGGCGTGACCCCCGCCGACCTGTGGGGCGCCCTGGCGGTCACGCTGGGGGTAGGCGGGCTGCTCACGGCGATTCAGAAGGAGCTGCTGCTCGCTTCCTTCGACCCCACCGAGGCGCGGACGGTGGGGCTGCCGGTCACGCGGCTGAACAACCTGCTGCTGGTGCTGATCGGGCTGGTGGTGGTGCTGACGGTGCAGCTCGTGGGGACCACCCTCAGCGTCAGCCTGCTGATCACGTCCAGCGCCGCCGCCCGCCTGCTCTCGCGGAGCCTGCGGACCATGATGCTGCTCGCCGCCGCTCTGGGCATCCTCGGCGGGGTCAGTGGGCTGTATGCCAGTTATTACCTCGACACCGCGCCGGGGGCGACCATCGTGCTGGTGAACACGGCTATTTTTCTGCTGGCGCTCGCGTTTCGGCGGAAGTAG
- a CDS encoding NUDIX hydrolase — protein sequence MPTDLRFPAPDGVMFQTRATLICVQDNRLLTCWDERFPDFFALPGGAVQTGESSAAAAQREWHEETGLRADVTRCATLERFFHWEGRERHEFGFFFRVELTGELPATVLDNPHVFFRWLAVDALDDHTLYPRCVPQLLRLPAGEIGHFVTDERA from the coding sequence ATGCCCACCGACCTGAGGTTCCCCGCGCCCGACGGCGTCATGTTTCAGACCCGCGCCACGCTGATTTGTGTTCAGGACAACAGGTTGCTCACCTGCTGGGACGAGCGTTTTCCAGATTTTTTCGCCTTGCCCGGCGGCGCGGTTCAGACTGGCGAAAGCTCAGCGGCGGCGGCCCAGCGCGAGTGGCACGAGGAAACCGGGCTCCGGGCAGACGTGACCCGCTGCGCCACGCTGGAACGCTTCTTCCACTGGGAAGGGCGTGAACGTCACGAGTTCGGGTTCTTCTTCCGGGTGGAGTTGACTGGAGAGCTGCCCGCCACCGTGCTGGATAATCCGCACGTCTTTTTTCGCTGGCTTGCCGTGGACGCCCTGGACGACCACACCCTTTATCCCCGCTGCGTGCCCCAGCTTTTGCGCCTCCCTGCCGGCGAAATCGGGCATTTCGTGACGGACGAGCGGGCATGA
- a CDS encoding amino acid ABC transporter permease, which translates to MTDLLTGFQTALSGDYPQLLLSGLGVTLAVSLCALVVSVVVGTALGLVRVYRVPLLGPIGNIYVEVVRGIPLIVLLSVIYFGLPTLGLTLAGFPAAVLALGLYSAAYTSEIVRGGLGSVPAGQIEAARSLGLSRGQALRFVVLPQAWRVALPALGNEFVSLILGSSLASAVTLQELFSQGRYITNATYRQFEVYAVLAVIYFVLTFTLTRAVRALEHRLSRGQSLPERRVI; encoded by the coding sequence ATGACTGATCTGCTGACTGGCTTCCAGACGGCCCTCTCCGGCGACTACCCCCAGCTGCTGCTCTCGGGGTTGGGTGTCACGTTGGCGGTCAGCCTGTGTGCACTGGTCGTCTCAGTGGTGGTCGGTACTGCGTTGGGGCTGGTGCGGGTTTACCGGGTGCCGCTGCTCGGCCCAATAGGAAACATTTATGTCGAGGTGGTGCGCGGCATTCCGCTCATCGTGCTGCTGAGCGTCATCTACTTCGGGCTGCCCACGCTCGGCCTCACGCTCGCGGGCTTCCCGGCGGCGGTGCTGGCGCTGGGACTGTACAGCGCGGCCTACACGTCTGAAATTGTGCGCGGCGGGCTGGGAAGTGTGCCTGCGGGACAAATTGAGGCGGCCCGTAGCCTGGGCCTCTCGCGGGGGCAAGCGCTGCGCTTCGTGGTACTGCCGCAGGCGTGGCGGGTGGCGCTGCCCGCGCTCGGCAACGAGTTCGTGAGCCTGATTCTGGGCAGCAGCCTGGCGAGCGCCGTCACCTTGCAGGAGCTGTTCAGCCAGGGGCGTTACATCACCAACGCCACTTACCGTCAGTTCGAGGTCTACGCCGTGCTGGCCGTCATCTACTTTGTGCTGACCTTCACGCTGACCCGCGCGGTAAGGGCACTCGAACACCGCCTGAGCCGGGGCCAAAGCCTGCCGGAGCGGCGAGTGATTTAG